Proteins encoded together in one Actinomycetota bacterium window:
- a CDS encoding ATP-binding cassette domain-containing protein yields MLGPNGAGKTTAISIVAGILEADAGQVRIDGQLVAPSETRVRRFIGYVPQELAISPDLTGRENLLFRPPLRCSQWRAPRPE; encoded by the coding sequence TTGCTCGGCCCGAACGGGGCCGGGAAGACCACCGCCATCTCGATCGTGGCCGGCATCCTGGAGGCCGATGCCGGCCAGGTCCGGATCGACGGGCAGTTGGTGGCCCCGTCCGAGACGAGGGTGCGCAGATTCATCGGCTACGTCCCGCAGGAACTCGCCATCTCTCCGGACCTGACCGGCCGCGAGAACCTGTTGTTTCGCCCGCCTCTGCGGTGTTCCCAGTGGCGAGCGCCAAGACCGGAGTGA
- a CDS encoding ATP-binding cassette domain-containing protein, protein MLATVGLTDRAGSRTKDYSGGMKRRPNIGIGLLHRPRLLILDEPTVGVDRRAAT, encoded by the coding sequence ATGCTGGCCACCGTCGGCCTCACCGACCGGGCCGGGAGCCGGACCAAGGACTACTCGGGCGGGATGAAGCGCCGGCCGAACATCGGCATCGGCTTGTTGCACCGGCCCCGGCTCCTGATCCTGGACGAGCCGACGGTGGGTGTCGACCGCAGAGCCGCAACGTGA